A portion of the Anser cygnoides isolate HZ-2024a breed goose chromosome 25, Taihu_goose_T2T_genome, whole genome shotgun sequence genome contains these proteins:
- the DYRK3 gene encoding dual specificity tyrosine-phosphorylation-regulated kinase 3 isoform X4 — MRIDQIRYQESTNEEQSPSGLPSLGRSNACSNKLAMKDHPLTGSQVKVEQLFEDSGNRRSSALQSAGITGSERSLPSLAKDKSIESLSTSKGGVSSSKAHKAISQAPEQAVKQYKHQLSAYEQQEIFNFSEIYFVGPAAKKRQGVIGGPNNGGYDDDQGSYIHVPHDHLAYRYEVLKIIGKGSFGQVAKVYDHKLHQHLALKMVRNEKRFHRQAAEEIRILEHLKKQDKTGSMNVIHMLESFTFRNHICMTFELLSMNLYELIKRNKFQGFSIQLVRKFAHSILQCLDALYRNKIIHCDLKPENILLKQQGRSGIKVIDFGSSCFEHQRVYTYIQSRFYRAPEVILGSRYGMPIDMWSFGCILVELLTGYPLFPGEDEGDQLACMMELLGMPPQKLLDQSKRAKNFINSKGHPRYCTVTTHADGRVTLNGSRSRRGKIRGAPGNKDWVTALKGCDDPLFIEFLKECLSWDPSARMTPSQALRHPWICKRTPKPPSTDKSSSKRISSYTSSFTGIGSKLPPVVGVANKLRANLTSDSSGSIPLCTVLPKLVS, encoded by the exons ATGAGGATAGATCAGATCAGGTACCAAGAGTCTACAAATGAAGAACAAAGCCCCTCAGGACTTCCTTCCCTTGGAAGATCAAAT GCTTGTAGCAACAAACTTGCAATGAAGGATCACCCTCTGACTGGAAGCCAGGTCAAAGTGGAGCAGTTATTTGAGGACTCTGGTAACAGAAGGAGTAGTGCTCTACAGTCTGCAGGAATTACTGGTTCAGAAAGATCTCTTCCTTCCCTGGCAAAAGATAAGAGTATAGAGAGCTTAAGCACTTCTAAAGGTGGTGTTAGTTCCTCAAAAGCACACAAAGCCATTTCCCAAGCTCCAGAGCAAGCTGTCAAACAGTACAAACATCAATTATCTGCTTACGAGCAACAAGAGATATtcaatttttctgaaatttactTTGTGGGTCCAGCTGCGAAAAAGAGGCAAGGAGTAATTGGTGGTCCCAACAATGGAGGCTACGACGATGACCAAGGCAGCTACATTCACGTGCCCCACGACCATCTTGCTTACAGGTATGAAGTGCTCAAAATCATTGGCAAGGGCAGTTTTGGACAAGTTGCTAAAGTCTACGATCACAAACTCCACCAACACTTAGCCTTAAAGATGGTTCGCAATGAGAAGAGATTCCATCGCCAAGCAGCGGAAGAAATCCGGATTCTGGAGCACCTGAAGAAGCAGGATAAAACTGGCAGCATGAACGTTATTCACATGCTGGAGAGCTTCACCTTTCGGAACCACATCTGTATGACTTTTGAACTCTTGAGTATGAACCTGTATGAgctgattaaaagaaataaatttcaggGCTTCAGCATCCAGCTGGTACGCAAGTTTGCTCACTCGATACTGCAGTGCTTGGATGCTCTTTATAGGAACAAAATCATACACTGTGACTTGAAGCCAGAAAATATCCTCCTAAAACAGCAAGGGAGGAGCGGAATCAAGGTCATAGATTTTGGGTCCAGCTGTTTTGAGCACCAAAGAGTCTACACGTACATTCAGTCTCGATTTTATCGAGCACCAGAGGTAATCCTAGGAAGCCGCTATGGGATGCCCATAGATATGTGGAGTTTTGGCTGTATTCTGGTGGAGCTATTGACTGGATACCCTCTTTTTCCTGGAGAGGACGAGGGAGACCAACTGGCTTGTATGATGGAACTTCTGGGAATGCCACCTCAGAAGCTTTTGGATCAGTCCAAGCGAGCCAAGAACTTCATCAACTCCAAGGGTCACCCTCGCTACTGCACTGTAACTACACATGCAGACGGAAGAGTGACCCTTAACGGGAGTCGATCGCGCAGGGGTAAAATACGAGGTGCTCCAGGGAACAAGGACTGGGTGACAGCACTGAAAGGCTGCGACGATCCCTTGTTCATAGAGTTCTTGAAAGAATGTCTCAGCTGGGATCCTTCGGCACGCATGACTCCGAGTCAGGCTCTAAGGCACCCGTGGATTTGTAAACGAACGCCCAAACCGCCCAGCACTGACAAAAGCTCCAGTAAACGGATATCGAGCTACACAAGTTCTTTCACGGGAATTGGTTCCAAGTTGCCTCCTGTAGTTGGGGTAGCGAACAAGCTGAGAGCGAATTTAACCTCCGACTCCAGTGGCAGTATACCTCTATGTACTGTGCTGCCAAAGCTGGTCAGCTAA
- the DYRK3 gene encoding dual specificity tyrosine-phosphorylation-regulated kinase 3 isoform X2 has protein sequence MLLGRKPEAPLGAARFGDGLYDSYMRIDQIRYQESTNEEQSPSGLPSLGRSNACSNKLAMKDHPLTGSQVKVEQLFEDSGNRRSSALQSAGITGSERSLPSLAKDKSIESLSTSKGGVSSSKAHKAISQAPEQAVKQYKHQLSAYEQQEIFNFSEIYFVGPAAKKRQGVIGGPNNGGYDDDQGSYIHVPHDHLAYRYEVLKIIGKGSFGQVAKVYDHKLHQHLALKMVRNEKRFHRQAAEEIRILEHLKKQDKTGSMNVIHMLESFTFRNHICMTFELLSMNLYELIKRNKFQGFSIQLVRKFAHSILQCLDALYRNKIIHCDLKPENILLKQQGRSGIKVIDFGSSCFEHQRVYTYIQSRFYRAPEVILGSRYGMPIDMWSFGCILVELLTGYPLFPGEDEGDQLACMMELLGMPPQKLLDQSKRAKNFINSKGHPRYCTVTTHADGRVTLNGSRSRRGKIRGAPGNKDWVTALKGCDDPLFIEFLKECLSWDPSARMTPSQALRHPWICKRTPKPPSTDKSSSKRISSYTSSFTGIGSKLPPVVGVANKLRANLTSDSSGSIPLCTVLPKLVS, from the exons atgctgctgggcaggaagcCGGAGGCGCCCCTCGGGGCAg CCAGGTTTGGAGACGGATTATATGATTCCTATATGAGGATAGATCAGATCAGGTACCAAGAGTCTACAAATGAAGAACAAAGCCCCTCAGGACTTCCTTCCCTTGGAAGATCAAAT GCTTGTAGCAACAAACTTGCAATGAAGGATCACCCTCTGACTGGAAGCCAGGTCAAAGTGGAGCAGTTATTTGAGGACTCTGGTAACAGAAGGAGTAGTGCTCTACAGTCTGCAGGAATTACTGGTTCAGAAAGATCTCTTCCTTCCCTGGCAAAAGATAAGAGTATAGAGAGCTTAAGCACTTCTAAAGGTGGTGTTAGTTCCTCAAAAGCACACAAAGCCATTTCCCAAGCTCCAGAGCAAGCTGTCAAACAGTACAAACATCAATTATCTGCTTACGAGCAACAAGAGATATtcaatttttctgaaatttactTTGTGGGTCCAGCTGCGAAAAAGAGGCAAGGAGTAATTGGTGGTCCCAACAATGGAGGCTACGACGATGACCAAGGCAGCTACATTCACGTGCCCCACGACCATCTTGCTTACAGGTATGAAGTGCTCAAAATCATTGGCAAGGGCAGTTTTGGACAAGTTGCTAAAGTCTACGATCACAAACTCCACCAACACTTAGCCTTAAAGATGGTTCGCAATGAGAAGAGATTCCATCGCCAAGCAGCGGAAGAAATCCGGATTCTGGAGCACCTGAAGAAGCAGGATAAAACTGGCAGCATGAACGTTATTCACATGCTGGAGAGCTTCACCTTTCGGAACCACATCTGTATGACTTTTGAACTCTTGAGTATGAACCTGTATGAgctgattaaaagaaataaatttcaggGCTTCAGCATCCAGCTGGTACGCAAGTTTGCTCACTCGATACTGCAGTGCTTGGATGCTCTTTATAGGAACAAAATCATACACTGTGACTTGAAGCCAGAAAATATCCTCCTAAAACAGCAAGGGAGGAGCGGAATCAAGGTCATAGATTTTGGGTCCAGCTGTTTTGAGCACCAAAGAGTCTACACGTACATTCAGTCTCGATTTTATCGAGCACCAGAGGTAATCCTAGGAAGCCGCTATGGGATGCCCATAGATATGTGGAGTTTTGGCTGTATTCTGGTGGAGCTATTGACTGGATACCCTCTTTTTCCTGGAGAGGACGAGGGAGACCAACTGGCTTGTATGATGGAACTTCTGGGAATGCCACCTCAGAAGCTTTTGGATCAGTCCAAGCGAGCCAAGAACTTCATCAACTCCAAGGGTCACCCTCGCTACTGCACTGTAACTACACATGCAGACGGAAGAGTGACCCTTAACGGGAGTCGATCGCGCAGGGGTAAAATACGAGGTGCTCCAGGGAACAAGGACTGGGTGACAGCACTGAAAGGCTGCGACGATCCCTTGTTCATAGAGTTCTTGAAAGAATGTCTCAGCTGGGATCCTTCGGCACGCATGACTCCGAGTCAGGCTCTAAGGCACCCGTGGATTTGTAAACGAACGCCCAAACCGCCCAGCACTGACAAAAGCTCCAGTAAACGGATATCGAGCTACACAAGTTCTTTCACGGGAATTGGTTCCAAGTTGCCTCCTGTAGTTGGGGTAGCGAACAAGCTGAGAGCGAATTTAACCTCCGACTCCAGTGGCAGTATACCTCTATGTACTGTGCTGCCAAAGCTGGTCAGCTAA
- the DYRK3 gene encoding dual specificity tyrosine-phosphorylation-regulated kinase 3 isoform X1, translated as MRPPGSPSAEPRCAAPPLPSRGRGREPAPLGGLLVGRGGLEAAGGFPRGRLSPPGPRPGSWARRLSRDRNADGMRCRDRSSDGMRCRDSSVVPLVGLMSVALRARFGDGLYDSYMRIDQIRYQESTNEEQSPSGLPSLGRSNACSNKLAMKDHPLTGSQVKVEQLFEDSGNRRSSALQSAGITGSERSLPSLAKDKSIESLSTSKGGVSSSKAHKAISQAPEQAVKQYKHQLSAYEQQEIFNFSEIYFVGPAAKKRQGVIGGPNNGGYDDDQGSYIHVPHDHLAYRYEVLKIIGKGSFGQVAKVYDHKLHQHLALKMVRNEKRFHRQAAEEIRILEHLKKQDKTGSMNVIHMLESFTFRNHICMTFELLSMNLYELIKRNKFQGFSIQLVRKFAHSILQCLDALYRNKIIHCDLKPENILLKQQGRSGIKVIDFGSSCFEHQRVYTYIQSRFYRAPEVILGSRYGMPIDMWSFGCILVELLTGYPLFPGEDEGDQLACMMELLGMPPQKLLDQSKRAKNFINSKGHPRYCTVTTHADGRVTLNGSRSRRGKIRGAPGNKDWVTALKGCDDPLFIEFLKECLSWDPSARMTPSQALRHPWICKRTPKPPSTDKSSSKRISSYTSSFTGIGSKLPPVVGVANKLRANLTSDSSGSIPLCTVLPKLVS; from the exons ATGCGGCCTCCGGGCTCCCCTTCTGCCGAGCCCCGGTGCGCGGCGCCGCCGCTGCCCTcacggggccgggggagggagccggccccgctcggggggctgctggtggggcgggggggcctggaggcggcgggcggcttcccccggggccgcctcagccccccggggccgcgaCCGGGATCCTGGGCCAGGCGGCTGAGTCGTGACAGGAACGCTGACGGGATGCGGTGTCGCGACAGGAGCTCTGACGGGATGCGGTGTCGCGATAGCAGCGTGGTGCCGCTCGTGGGTCTGATGTCGGTTGCGTTAAGGG CCAGGTTTGGAGACGGATTATATGATTCCTATATGAGGATAGATCAGATCAGGTACCAAGAGTCTACAAATGAAGAACAAAGCCCCTCAGGACTTCCTTCCCTTGGAAGATCAAAT GCTTGTAGCAACAAACTTGCAATGAAGGATCACCCTCTGACTGGAAGCCAGGTCAAAGTGGAGCAGTTATTTGAGGACTCTGGTAACAGAAGGAGTAGTGCTCTACAGTCTGCAGGAATTACTGGTTCAGAAAGATCTCTTCCTTCCCTGGCAAAAGATAAGAGTATAGAGAGCTTAAGCACTTCTAAAGGTGGTGTTAGTTCCTCAAAAGCACACAAAGCCATTTCCCAAGCTCCAGAGCAAGCTGTCAAACAGTACAAACATCAATTATCTGCTTACGAGCAACAAGAGATATtcaatttttctgaaatttactTTGTGGGTCCAGCTGCGAAAAAGAGGCAAGGAGTAATTGGTGGTCCCAACAATGGAGGCTACGACGATGACCAAGGCAGCTACATTCACGTGCCCCACGACCATCTTGCTTACAGGTATGAAGTGCTCAAAATCATTGGCAAGGGCAGTTTTGGACAAGTTGCTAAAGTCTACGATCACAAACTCCACCAACACTTAGCCTTAAAGATGGTTCGCAATGAGAAGAGATTCCATCGCCAAGCAGCGGAAGAAATCCGGATTCTGGAGCACCTGAAGAAGCAGGATAAAACTGGCAGCATGAACGTTATTCACATGCTGGAGAGCTTCACCTTTCGGAACCACATCTGTATGACTTTTGAACTCTTGAGTATGAACCTGTATGAgctgattaaaagaaataaatttcaggGCTTCAGCATCCAGCTGGTACGCAAGTTTGCTCACTCGATACTGCAGTGCTTGGATGCTCTTTATAGGAACAAAATCATACACTGTGACTTGAAGCCAGAAAATATCCTCCTAAAACAGCAAGGGAGGAGCGGAATCAAGGTCATAGATTTTGGGTCCAGCTGTTTTGAGCACCAAAGAGTCTACACGTACATTCAGTCTCGATTTTATCGAGCACCAGAGGTAATCCTAGGAAGCCGCTATGGGATGCCCATAGATATGTGGAGTTTTGGCTGTATTCTGGTGGAGCTATTGACTGGATACCCTCTTTTTCCTGGAGAGGACGAGGGAGACCAACTGGCTTGTATGATGGAACTTCTGGGAATGCCACCTCAGAAGCTTTTGGATCAGTCCAAGCGAGCCAAGAACTTCATCAACTCCAAGGGTCACCCTCGCTACTGCACTGTAACTACACATGCAGACGGAAGAGTGACCCTTAACGGGAGTCGATCGCGCAGGGGTAAAATACGAGGTGCTCCAGGGAACAAGGACTGGGTGACAGCACTGAAAGGCTGCGACGATCCCTTGTTCATAGAGTTCTTGAAAGAATGTCTCAGCTGGGATCCTTCGGCACGCATGACTCCGAGTCAGGCTCTAAGGCACCCGTGGATTTGTAAACGAACGCCCAAACCGCCCAGCACTGACAAAAGCTCCAGTAAACGGATATCGAGCTACACAAGTTCTTTCACGGGAATTGGTTCCAAGTTGCCTCCTGTAGTTGGGGTAGCGAACAAGCTGAGAGCGAATTTAACCTCCGACTCCAGTGGCAGTATACCTCTATGTACTGTGCTGCCAAAGCTGGTCAGCTAA
- the DYRK3 gene encoding dual specificity tyrosine-phosphorylation-regulated kinase 3 isoform X5 — MGAAPRRHHAAGQEAGGAPRGRFGDGLYDSYMRIDQIRYQESTNEEQSPSGLPSLGRSNACSNKLAMKDHPLTGSQVKVEQLFEDSGNRRSSALQSAGITGSERSLPSLAKDKSIESLSTSKGGVSSSKAHKAISQAPEQAVKQYKHQLSAYEQQEIFNFSEIYFVGPAAKKRQGVIGGPNNGGYDDDQGSYIHVPHDHLAYRYEVLKIIGKGSFGQVAKVYDHKLHQHLALKMVRNEKRFHRQAAEEIRILEHLKKQDKTGSMNVIHMLESFTFRNHICMTFELLSMNLYELIKRNKFQGFSIQLVRKFAHSILQCLDALYRNKIIHCDLKPENILLKQQGRSGIKVIDFGSSCFEHQRVYTYIQSRFYRAPEVILGSRYGMPIDMWSFGCILVELLTGYPLFPGEDEGDQLACMMELLGMPPQKLLDQSKRAKNFINSKGHPRYCTVTTHADGRVTLNGSRSRRGKIRGAPGNKDWVTALKGCDDPLFIEFLKECLSWDPSARMTPSQALRHPWICKRTPKPPSTDKSSSKRISSYTSSFTGIGSKLPPVVGVANKLRANLTSDSSGSIPLCTVLPKLVS; from the exons AtgggggccgccccccgccgccaccatgctgctgggcaggaagcCGGAGGCGCCCCTCGGGGCAg GTTTGGAGACGGATTATATGATTCCTATATGAGGATAGATCAGATCAGGTACCAAGAGTCTACAAATGAAGAACAAAGCCCCTCAGGACTTCCTTCCCTTGGAAGATCAAAT GCTTGTAGCAACAAACTTGCAATGAAGGATCACCCTCTGACTGGAAGCCAGGTCAAAGTGGAGCAGTTATTTGAGGACTCTGGTAACAGAAGGAGTAGTGCTCTACAGTCTGCAGGAATTACTGGTTCAGAAAGATCTCTTCCTTCCCTGGCAAAAGATAAGAGTATAGAGAGCTTAAGCACTTCTAAAGGTGGTGTTAGTTCCTCAAAAGCACACAAAGCCATTTCCCAAGCTCCAGAGCAAGCTGTCAAACAGTACAAACATCAATTATCTGCTTACGAGCAACAAGAGATATtcaatttttctgaaatttactTTGTGGGTCCAGCTGCGAAAAAGAGGCAAGGAGTAATTGGTGGTCCCAACAATGGAGGCTACGACGATGACCAAGGCAGCTACATTCACGTGCCCCACGACCATCTTGCTTACAGGTATGAAGTGCTCAAAATCATTGGCAAGGGCAGTTTTGGACAAGTTGCTAAAGTCTACGATCACAAACTCCACCAACACTTAGCCTTAAAGATGGTTCGCAATGAGAAGAGATTCCATCGCCAAGCAGCGGAAGAAATCCGGATTCTGGAGCACCTGAAGAAGCAGGATAAAACTGGCAGCATGAACGTTATTCACATGCTGGAGAGCTTCACCTTTCGGAACCACATCTGTATGACTTTTGAACTCTTGAGTATGAACCTGTATGAgctgattaaaagaaataaatttcaggGCTTCAGCATCCAGCTGGTACGCAAGTTTGCTCACTCGATACTGCAGTGCTTGGATGCTCTTTATAGGAACAAAATCATACACTGTGACTTGAAGCCAGAAAATATCCTCCTAAAACAGCAAGGGAGGAGCGGAATCAAGGTCATAGATTTTGGGTCCAGCTGTTTTGAGCACCAAAGAGTCTACACGTACATTCAGTCTCGATTTTATCGAGCACCAGAGGTAATCCTAGGAAGCCGCTATGGGATGCCCATAGATATGTGGAGTTTTGGCTGTATTCTGGTGGAGCTATTGACTGGATACCCTCTTTTTCCTGGAGAGGACGAGGGAGACCAACTGGCTTGTATGATGGAACTTCTGGGAATGCCACCTCAGAAGCTTTTGGATCAGTCCAAGCGAGCCAAGAACTTCATCAACTCCAAGGGTCACCCTCGCTACTGCACTGTAACTACACATGCAGACGGAAGAGTGACCCTTAACGGGAGTCGATCGCGCAGGGGTAAAATACGAGGTGCTCCAGGGAACAAGGACTGGGTGACAGCACTGAAAGGCTGCGACGATCCCTTGTTCATAGAGTTCTTGAAAGAATGTCTCAGCTGGGATCCTTCGGCACGCATGACTCCGAGTCAGGCTCTAAGGCACCCGTGGATTTGTAAACGAACGCCCAAACCGCCCAGCACTGACAAAAGCTCCAGTAAACGGATATCGAGCTACACAAGTTCTTTCACGGGAATTGGTTCCAAGTTGCCTCCTGTAGTTGGGGTAGCGAACAAGCTGAGAGCGAATTTAACCTCCGACTCCAGTGGCAGTATACCTCTATGTACTGTGCTGCCAAAGCTGGTCAGCTAA
- the DYRK3 gene encoding dual specificity tyrosine-phosphorylation-regulated kinase 3 isoform X3, which translates to MRHQHAERGGARFGDGLYDSYMRIDQIRYQESTNEEQSPSGLPSLGRSNACSNKLAMKDHPLTGSQVKVEQLFEDSGNRRSSALQSAGITGSERSLPSLAKDKSIESLSTSKGGVSSSKAHKAISQAPEQAVKQYKHQLSAYEQQEIFNFSEIYFVGPAAKKRQGVIGGPNNGGYDDDQGSYIHVPHDHLAYRYEVLKIIGKGSFGQVAKVYDHKLHQHLALKMVRNEKRFHRQAAEEIRILEHLKKQDKTGSMNVIHMLESFTFRNHICMTFELLSMNLYELIKRNKFQGFSIQLVRKFAHSILQCLDALYRNKIIHCDLKPENILLKQQGRSGIKVIDFGSSCFEHQRVYTYIQSRFYRAPEVILGSRYGMPIDMWSFGCILVELLTGYPLFPGEDEGDQLACMMELLGMPPQKLLDQSKRAKNFINSKGHPRYCTVTTHADGRVTLNGSRSRRGKIRGAPGNKDWVTALKGCDDPLFIEFLKECLSWDPSARMTPSQALRHPWICKRTPKPPSTDKSSSKRISSYTSSFTGIGSKLPPVVGVANKLRANLTSDSSGSIPLCTVLPKLVS; encoded by the exons ATGAGGCACCAGCATGCTGAGAGGGGAGGAG CCAGGTTTGGAGACGGATTATATGATTCCTATATGAGGATAGATCAGATCAGGTACCAAGAGTCTACAAATGAAGAACAAAGCCCCTCAGGACTTCCTTCCCTTGGAAGATCAAAT GCTTGTAGCAACAAACTTGCAATGAAGGATCACCCTCTGACTGGAAGCCAGGTCAAAGTGGAGCAGTTATTTGAGGACTCTGGTAACAGAAGGAGTAGTGCTCTACAGTCTGCAGGAATTACTGGTTCAGAAAGATCTCTTCCTTCCCTGGCAAAAGATAAGAGTATAGAGAGCTTAAGCACTTCTAAAGGTGGTGTTAGTTCCTCAAAAGCACACAAAGCCATTTCCCAAGCTCCAGAGCAAGCTGTCAAACAGTACAAACATCAATTATCTGCTTACGAGCAACAAGAGATATtcaatttttctgaaatttactTTGTGGGTCCAGCTGCGAAAAAGAGGCAAGGAGTAATTGGTGGTCCCAACAATGGAGGCTACGACGATGACCAAGGCAGCTACATTCACGTGCCCCACGACCATCTTGCTTACAGGTATGAAGTGCTCAAAATCATTGGCAAGGGCAGTTTTGGACAAGTTGCTAAAGTCTACGATCACAAACTCCACCAACACTTAGCCTTAAAGATGGTTCGCAATGAGAAGAGATTCCATCGCCAAGCAGCGGAAGAAATCCGGATTCTGGAGCACCTGAAGAAGCAGGATAAAACTGGCAGCATGAACGTTATTCACATGCTGGAGAGCTTCACCTTTCGGAACCACATCTGTATGACTTTTGAACTCTTGAGTATGAACCTGTATGAgctgattaaaagaaataaatttcaggGCTTCAGCATCCAGCTGGTACGCAAGTTTGCTCACTCGATACTGCAGTGCTTGGATGCTCTTTATAGGAACAAAATCATACACTGTGACTTGAAGCCAGAAAATATCCTCCTAAAACAGCAAGGGAGGAGCGGAATCAAGGTCATAGATTTTGGGTCCAGCTGTTTTGAGCACCAAAGAGTCTACACGTACATTCAGTCTCGATTTTATCGAGCACCAGAGGTAATCCTAGGAAGCCGCTATGGGATGCCCATAGATATGTGGAGTTTTGGCTGTATTCTGGTGGAGCTATTGACTGGATACCCTCTTTTTCCTGGAGAGGACGAGGGAGACCAACTGGCTTGTATGATGGAACTTCTGGGAATGCCACCTCAGAAGCTTTTGGATCAGTCCAAGCGAGCCAAGAACTTCATCAACTCCAAGGGTCACCCTCGCTACTGCACTGTAACTACACATGCAGACGGAAGAGTGACCCTTAACGGGAGTCGATCGCGCAGGGGTAAAATACGAGGTGCTCCAGGGAACAAGGACTGGGTGACAGCACTGAAAGGCTGCGACGATCCCTTGTTCATAGAGTTCTTGAAAGAATGTCTCAGCTGGGATCCTTCGGCACGCATGACTCCGAGTCAGGCTCTAAGGCACCCGTGGATTTGTAAACGAACGCCCAAACCGCCCAGCACTGACAAAAGCTCCAGTAAACGGATATCGAGCTACACAAGTTCTTTCACGGGAATTGGTTCCAAGTTGCCTCCTGTAGTTGGGGTAGCGAACAAGCTGAGAGCGAATTTAACCTCCGACTCCAGTGGCAGTATACCTCTATGTACTGTGCTGCCAAAGCTGGTCAGCTAA